CCCTGAGCCTGCGTCGTAGGCGTTAGGGAAGCGGGAAATTTGCCGAAGGCCGAACGAGGCCTTGTGCCGAAGTGAAGCGTTAAGACGCTGTTAGTTGCAGTGTGCCGTTCGAGAATAAATTAATTATAAGAAAGAACTGGAAGTCCCACCGGAATTCTTCAACAAATGAAGCAAAGTAAATCAAAGAGGGACTTTGTTCAACAAGCGTTAAGAGTTTAATATACTATTAATCTAGAATTCCGTATAAATAAAAAAGTGAAATAAAGAAACCTGACGAGAACGAAATTTAGCACATTGCAACTAACGAACTAGACTAACCGACGTAGGCTGGCCCTGAGTCCCGACGGGACGTTAGGGACTGGAACGACGCTTGCGTAAGCAAGAGGAGTGCCAGAAGCCTATGTGTCGCAGACCGAGCGAGGGCGTAAGTCCCGAAGCGAAGCGGTTAGTCGCTGTTATGTGCAGTGCCATTAATTTCTACTTTTTTTGGGGAAAATATATCTTGAAAGTTTGTTAACTATTTCAGAGGTTAATAATCTCAAGGCTTCGTCTGTTATTGGTTCACCTTGTGGTATTAATTTAGCAACGGTATTTTTCCATGCTGATCTAAAGATTCGGGAAACTAAATTATCAAAATTTCTTTTTTCAGCGATCTTCATTACTCTATCTACTCTCTCTTGAAGGAAATGAGATTTTGGTTCTGAATTCGGATATGTATATTGAAAGATGAAACTTGGAAGGTAATTAAAATTGATTTTTTTTGGAATTTCGTTTTTTGAGAAAATATCATAAACATAAAGTAATGAAATGTCTTCGCCACAGTATTCATCACTTAACTTTACTATATAGTGGTAGATATTGAAATACTCAACTATTGCATATAGCCTTTTTTCCTTTTGATGACCATGAATAAAGATACTGTGGTTTATATCCGATGTTTCTATATCATAAAGGGAAAATTCAGGTATTATTGGTTCAACTAAATTCTGGTTATATATTTTTAACTGTTCAATTGCTTTTTTGACTGGTTCTATGTTTTGAGTTTTATAGATGTAATAGTTCAATGCAGTTTTCAGAATCGATGGGAATATTTCTTTTCCGCCAATAGAAAGATCGGCTTGTATAGGTTCTATGAACTCTTCCTCTAC
The nucleotide sequence above comes from Leptospira congkakensis. Encoded proteins:
- a CDS encoding HNH endonuclease, with amino-acid sequence MRICYICHNEINEQNQSKEHILPNSIGGRLKSLDLLCKTCNSDFGATSDSEFAKQFNFICNVLNIDREVGEPQPIIVEKIKTGEKFKVTSDGKFHLKDPKVVQKVTGEKINIKITARTIEEAKNILEGLKRKYLKLNVEEFLNHAVNVEEEFIEPIQADLSIGGKEIFPSILKTALNYYIYKTQNIEPVKKAIEQLKIYNQNLVEPIIPEFSLYDIETSDINHSIFIHGHQKEKRLYAIVEYFNIYHYIVKLSDEYCGEDISLLYVYDIFSKNEIPKKINFNYLPSFIFQYTYPNSEPKSHFLQERVDRVMKIAEKRNFDNLVSRIFRSAWKNTVAKLIPQGEPITDEALRLLTSEIVNKLSRYIFPKKSRN